TACTGGTGCAGCCGCGACAGGCAGAAGCCCAGGCGCACCAGCGTGCGCGGGCGGTCCTCGTGGTCTGGGAAGTCCTTCAGCGCAATGCGGTAGCGGCGGGCGGCCGCGTACCAGGCGTGCTGCGAGTAGTAGTAGTCGGCGATCTGGATGTCCTGGGCCGCGAGGCGCTCTTCGCACTCGCGCAGGCGCTTCTTGGCGTCGGGCGCCATCTCGGAGCTGGGGTAGCGCTCGATCAAGGCCTTGAACTGCGCGACCGCCTCGCGCGTCGGCGCCTGGTCGCGGTCACTCGCGCGCATCTGGTTGTACGAGCACAGGCCGTTGCGGTAGAGCGCATACGAGACCTTCGGGTGGTTGGGGTGGAGCTCCACGAAATCGTGGTAGTAGCTCGACGCCTCCTCGTACTCCTTGCGCTCGAAGTGGATGTCGCCGATCTGCAGCTCCGCCAGGATCGCGTAGTCGCTGTAGGGGTAGTTGTCGATGACTTCCTGGAAGAACTCGATGGCCTTGGGGTAGTCCACGTCGTGGAAGAACACGAACGAGCGCTTGCCGGCGAGTGTCTCGATGCCGTGCTGGTAGTAGGATTCCGCCGACGGCAGCTCTTCTTCCTCCTTGGGCGGCGCAGTTGCGCAGGCGCAAAGAAGGGCGATCGTCAGGGCCGCGCCGCCGCGGAGCGCACTCGCGCCGCGCCTGCGCGGATCTCGAACGACTCGCGTAAGTAGCTGTTTTTTCAAGGATTTCGCAGAGTAGAGGGGAGCCGGCGCGCTGTCAAACGAGAAGCCGCGCCGGCCTCTCACGGGAGAACACATGGCAGCCAAGAAGGTGCCGGACATCCGGCTGGTGGAACGCTCGCAGCGCAAGGCGAAGGGCTCGGCCCTCGCGGCCGACCTCGAGTCGCTGCCCGATCTCGCGGCCAACGTGGCCGCGGCCCCGAGCGCGGAAGACCTCGAGAAGCTGAAGGCCGACCTGATCAGCGAGCACGACCTTCGGACGCGGCGCATCGAGCGCTTCATCAAGGAAGGCCCGCTGCGCCCCGCCCCGCGCGCCGTGATCCCCGTGTCGGAGAACGATCTCTAGAGCGCGGGTGCCCGCGCGATTGTCGGGGAGGGCCCGCGTTGATCAAGGAGCGCTTCGCACCGTCCGAGCTCGACGCGTTCGTCTCGCGGCTGTTTCCGTTCGTGCGCGGGCTGCGCATCGCGCCCGACACACTCACCCTGGCGGGCGCGGGTGTGTCGCTGCTCGCGGCCTGGGCGTTCGCCGAGGAGCGCTCGTTCCTCGCCGGGCTCCTGCTCATGGTCGCGGGCTTCTGTGACCTGACCGACGGCGTGGTGGCCCGCCAGCAGGGTGTCTCGTCGGCCGCGGGCGCGTTCTTCGACTCTTCGATCGACCGGCTGTCCGATCTCTTGGTCTTCGGCGGCATCGTGCTGGCGTGCGTGCGCGAGGCCAACGTGGGCGGCGCGGCGCTCGTGCTGTGGGCGATCACGGCCTCGGTCATGACCAGCTACACGCGCGCGTCGGCCGAGCGCCGGCTCCACTCACTCAAGGTCGGGTTCATGGAGCGCGCCGAGCGCTTCCTGGTGCTGATCGTCGGTGCGCTCACCACGTTCGTCATGACTGCGGTGTTCGTGATCGCCGCCTGCGCGACTTACACCGCGCTGCAGCGCGTGCTCGCGGGACGCCGGCTGCTGCGCGAGCTCGAGGAGACCGGCGTCGACCCGACGCGGCCCGCGGAGTCGGCCCATGGCGCGTGAGCAGGGCGGACCGCGCGGCTTCCAGATGGGCGAGTCCGAGGGCGACGCGCTGCCGGAGATGAGCTTCGCCACGCTGGTGCTCTCGCTCTCGACCTCGGCGCTCCTGCACCTGGGCGTGCCGCCCGAGCCGCACGAGGGCGCCGCGCCCGAAGTGAACCTGCCGCTTGCGCGCCAGACGATCGACATCCTCGAGATCCTGCGCGACAAGACGCGCGGCAACCTCGAAGAGAGTGAGTCGCGCCTGCTCGACGGGGTGCTGCACGACCTGCGCATGCGCTTCGTGGAAGCCCGCAAGAAATCGGGCGCATGATCGAGGTCCAGGCCCCGGCCAAGCTGAACCTCGGGCTCGAGGTGCTGCGGCGCCGCGCCGACGGCTACCACGAGATCGAGACCTGCTTCGTGCCGCTGCGCCTGTTCGACCGACTCACTCTGGCGAAGGGCCTGTCCGGGTCCGGGCTGCGGCTCGAGATCCCCGGCGCGCCCGAGCTCCCGACCGACCGGGGCAACCTGGTGGTGCGCGCGGCCGAGCGCGGCTGCACGGCGCTGGGCCTCGCGCCCGACCTCGCGCTCACGCTCGAGAAGCACATCCCGATCGCGGCCGGCCTGGGCGGCGGGTCTTCGGACGCGGCCGCCACGCTGCTCGGGCTCGAGGCCCTGGCGGGCCGGGAGCTGCCGCGCGACGAGCGCGCCAAGCTGGCGCTGGAGCTGGGCGCCGACGTGCCCTTCTTTCTCGACCCCAAGCCCGCGCTCGGGCGGGGGGTCGGCGAGAAACTCGAGGCGCTGTCGGGCGTGCCCGAGATGCACTGGGTGCTGGTGGCGTTCCCGTTCCCGGTCTCCACGGCGTGGGCCTACACCGAGGCGGCGCGCGAATTGACGCTCCCCCGGGACCCGTCTAGCATTGCCGCGCTTCTTCGGCCCCATGGCCTGCTCTCGCCTCCGCGAAACGACCTCGAGACCGTGAGCGCAAAGCGCCACCCCGAGATTCCGGCGGCACGGCGCGCGCTGGAGCGCGCGGGTGCGCTCGCGACGGGCATGAGCGGCAGCGGACCGACGGTGTTCGGACGGTTCGAGGACCCAAGTGCGGCGCGACGCGCCGCGGAGACAGTCGAGGTACCGGCGGGAGCGAGGACGATCGCCACGAGTTCGCCCGGCAGCGACTCCCGTCACTGGGGATGGGGCGTCGCCAAGTGGTAAGGCAGCGGGCTTTGGACCCGCCATTCGCAGGTTCGAATCCTGCCGCC
This window of the Myxococcota bacterium genome carries:
- a CDS encoding outer membrane protein assembly factor BamD — protein: MKKQLLTRVVRDPRRRGASALRGGAALTIALLCACATAPPKEEEELPSAESYYQHGIETLAGKRSFVFFHDVDYPKAIEFFQEVIDNYPYSDYAILAELQIGDIHFERKEYEEASSYYHDFVELHPNHPKVSYALYRNGLCSYNQMRASDRDQAPTREAVAQFKALIERYPSSEMAPDAKKRLRECEERLAAQDIQIADYYYSQHAWYAAARRYRIALKDFPDHEDRPRTLVRLGFCLSRLHQYLEAESVLRRALELGAQDELRDDALAELEVIARQPVYGPRPLAKSCVTDPNASCPEATP
- a CDS encoding CDP-alcohol phosphatidyltransferase family protein encodes the protein MIKERFAPSELDAFVSRLFPFVRGLRIAPDTLTLAGAGVSLLAAWAFAEERSFLAGLLLMVAGFCDLTDGVVARQQGVSSAAGAFFDSSIDRLSDLLVFGGIVLACVREANVGGAALVLWAITASVMTSYTRASAERRLHSLKVGFMERAERFLVLIVGALTTFVMTAVFVIAACATYTALQRVLAGRRLLRELEETGVDPTRPAESAHGA
- a CDS encoding DUF1844 domain-containing protein, which gives rise to MAREQGGPRGFQMGESEGDALPEMSFATLVLSLSTSALLHLGVPPEPHEGAAPEVNLPLARQTIDILEILRDKTRGNLEESESRLLDGVLHDLRMRFVEARKKSGA
- a CDS encoding 4-(cytidine 5'-diphospho)-2-C-methyl-D-erythritol kinase, with amino-acid sequence MIEVQAPAKLNLGLEVLRRRADGYHEIETCFVPLRLFDRLTLAKGLSGSGLRLEIPGAPELPTDRGNLVVRAAERGCTALGLAPDLALTLEKHIPIAAGLGGGSSDAAATLLGLEALAGRELPRDERAKLALELGADVPFFLDPKPALGRGVGEKLEALSGVPEMHWVLVAFPFPVSTAWAYTEAARELTLPRDPSSIAALLRPHGLLSPPRNDLETVSAKRHPEIPAARRALERAGALATGMSGSGPTVFGRFEDPSAARRAAETVEVPAGARTIATSSPGSDSRHWGWGVAKW